One stretch of Lucilia cuprina isolate Lc7/37 chromosome 6, ASM2204524v1, whole genome shotgun sequence DNA includes these proteins:
- the LOC111684868 gene encoding ubiquitin-like modifier-activating enzyme ATG7: MESESNIVQFAPLQSFVSPTFWHKLVEIKLDLDRLSDKPKPIYGYYTNRHSKSCLMEVDYTAFNSEFTPPKYCFKSHGTIYNKNTIEEFKNCDKNALLKEEGIKLLKHFQNEATVEDPSLLARFFILSFADLKNHNYYYWFAFPCPLTATLTLEKPASKLVDSREKFDNVQEAIKLCPNGILQNLFVLQASATNKKFYTLKEFIDNYKTLEKLPLEETYFCFPDNSEFVQPSWLMRIYAAFIYYKCSFLVGNTIKFLGLRYGNHMNIGFSLIWHIKQSEILDLKEMDQIKFVGWELNKNQKPQPRMVSMRDSMDPQVLTDNSIDLNLKLMKWRLLPDLNMEVIKSTKCLLFGAGTLGCAVARMLLGWGFKYITFVDNGKVSLANPVRQYLYTFEDAVKGNVFKADAAADCLKKINPSTVSAGHVMHIPMPGHTVGDSLKQQTEKDLNKLQELVKEHDVIFLLTDSRESRWLPTLLGTAHEKIVINSALGFDSYLIQRHGSARKPDNDTSIAQMEIDNLKCIPGHQLGCYFCNDVTAPGNSLKDRTLDQQCTVTRPGVSNIAASYAVELLVSLLHHPFKEMAPAYYAASGNLKTSSAAASDKTPEGIMGILPHSIRGMLSNFENITPASEKFLQCIACSEKVVNAYRSQGNEFLFKVFESAKYLEDLTGISEYKELNNGIIDFNDSDLELSDD, from the exons atgGAAAGTGAAAGTAATATTGTACAATTTGCCCCACTGCAATCGTTTGTTAGTCCTACATTTTGGCATAAATTGGTTGAAATAAAGCTGGATTTGGATCGTTTGAGTGATAAGCCCAAACCTATTTATGGTTACTATACCAACCGTCATTCAAAATCATGTCTAATGGAAGTGGATTATACCGCTTTTAATAG TGAGTTCACCCCACCGAAATATTGTTTCAAATCTCATGGTACAATCTACAACAAAAACACCATAGAAGAGTTTAAGAATTGCGATAAAAACGCCCTATTAAAAGAAGAGGGTATTAAActtttgaaacattttcaaaatgaaGCCACAGTCGAAGATCCCAGTTTATTGGCACGTTTTTTTATACTATCATTTGCG gATCTTAAAAACCATAATTATTACTATTGGTTTGCATTTCCCTGTCCTTTAACTGCCACCTTGACATTGGAAAAACCTGCTTCAAAACTGGTTGATTCTCGCGAGAAATTTGACAATGTACAAGAGGCCATAAAATTATGTCCCAATGGgatattgcaaaatttgtttgtattacaAGCCTCAgcaacaaataagaaattttatactcTAAAAGAATTCATTGATAACTACAAAACTTTAGAGAAATTACCTTTGGAGGAAACTTATTTCTGTTTCCCAGACAACAGTGAGTTTGTGCAACCATCTTGGTTGATGAGAATATATGCAGCATTTATATATTACAAGTG tTCCTTCTTGGTGGGTAATACCATTAAGTTCTTGGGTTTACGCTATGGCAATCATATGAATATTGGTTTCAGTTTAATATGGCATATTAAACAATCTGAAATTTTGGATCTTAAAGAAATggatcaaataaaatttgtaggctgggaattgaataaaaatcaaaagcCTCAACCACGTATGGTTTCTATGCGCGATAGTATGGATCCTCAGGT TTTAACCGATAATTCCattgatttaaatttgaaactaaTGAAATGGCGTTTATTACCCGATTTAAATATGGAGGTTATTAAAAGTAccaaatgtttgttgtttggtGCTGGTACTTTAGGTTGTGCTGTGGCTAGAATGTTATTG GGTTGGGGTTTTAAGTATATAACTTTTGTGGATAATGGCAAAGTAAGTTTAGCCAATCCTGTACGTCAATACCTTTACACATTTGAGGATGCTGTTAAAGGCAATGTTTTTAAAGCTGATGCTGCTGcagattgtttaaaaaaaataaatccatCCACG GTTTCAGCTGGTCATGTTATGCATATACCTATGCCCGGCCACACTGTTGGTGACTCTCTGAAACAACAAACTGAGAAGGATCTTAATAAACTACAAGAGTTGGTTAAAGAACAtgatgttatatttttattaacagaCTCTCGAGAAAGTCGTTGGTTGCCCACTTTACTGGGAACAGCACATGAAAAG ATTGTCATTAATTCTGCTTTAGGTTTTGACAGTTATTTAATACAACGTCATGGATCCGCTAGGAAGCCGGACAACGATACAAGCATTGCTCAAATGGAAATCGATAACTTAAAATGCATTCCAGGTCATCAACTGGGTTGCTACTTCTGTAATGATGTTACGGCACCAGGAAat TCACTTAAAGATCGTACTCTGGATCAACAATGTACTGTTACGCGACCTGGTGTCTCAAATATAGCCGCCAGTTATGCTGTAGAACTGCTAGTATCTCTATTACATCATCCGTTTAAAGAAATGGCACCAGCTTATTATGCTGCTAGTGGTAATTTGAAGACATCCTCAGCAGCAGCTTCAGATAAAACTCCCGAGGGTATAATGGGTATCTTACCACATTCCATTAGGGGTATGCTGAGTAATTTTGAGAATATAACGCCAGCATCAGAGAAATTTCTACAGTGTATAGCCTGCTCAGAG AAAGTAGTAAATGCTTATCGTAGCCAAGGCAATGAGTTTCTGTTTAAAGTCTTTGAATCTGCTAAATATCTGGAAGATTTAACTGGTATTTCTGAatataaagaattaaataatggg attATCGATTTCAATGATTCTGATTTGGAATTATCGGATGACTAA
- the LOC111684869 gene encoding 32 kDa beta-galactoside-binding lectin, with translation MLTEFAGNLAHHLEFGHALEIVAKTIDGASRFNLTLASAKSVINPNADIGLRFTVYFRDDCIVRNARINGVWGEEEIKNVDNYSLPNPITSGDFFMIYILACEEKFHISINSRPFCTFKYRLPLESLRSLELRDQIQVIKQIDHRTVFPNPWPAIHTSDYFKAFSNDAPILYSPGHVIVITARCFDNKKGQFIIKFMESDSKREDFHFSVRFDEKAVVRNSHDKNFKFGPEERHGGFPFVFNQQFKLAIAFTEKEFLTAVDGYNFCSYAYRQPNMLQNLVGFKVTCINGLHMHVTGVDHIQMGDALCTSFEKYSRFDYECA, from the exons atgttaacagaATTTGCTGGTAATTTGGCTCATCATTTAGAATTTGGTCATGCTTTGGAAATTGTTGCAAAAACTATCGATGGAGCTTCTAG ATTCAATTTAACTTTAGCTTCAGCTAAATCTGTCATTAACCCCAATGCTGATATTGGTTTAAGATTTACAGTGTATTTCCGTGACGATTGTATAGTGCGAAATGCACGCATTAACGGGGTTTGGGGTGAAgaggaaataaaaaatgttgacaATTACTCCTTGCCGAATCCCATAACATCAGGAGACTTTTTCATGATTTATATTTTGGCATGTGAAGAAAAATTCCACATATCCATTAACAGTCGCCCGTTCTGTACATTTAAATATCGTTTGCCATTGGAATCTTTAAGATCACTTGAATTACGCGATCAAATAcaagttataaaacaaatagaTCATCGTACAGTATTCCCAAATCCTTGGCCTGCTATACACACATCGGATTATTTTAAGGCCTTTAGTAATGATGCTCCCATATTGTATAGTCCTGGACATGTTATTGTAATAACTGCACGttgttttgataataaaaagggacaatttattatcaaatttaTGGAATCGGATAGTAAACGTGAAGATTTTCATTTTAGTGTAAGATTTGATGAGAAGGCAGTGGTTCGTAATAGTCATGATAAGAATTTCAA ATTTGGTCCTGAGGAGCGTCATGGCGGTTTCCCATTTGTCTTCAATCAACAATTTAAACTTGCCATTGCCTTTACGGAAAAGGAATTCTTAACAGCTGTGGATGGTTATAATTTCTGCAGTTATGCTTACCGACAGCCAAATATGTTACAAAATCTTGTTGGTTTTAAGGTGACCTGCATAAATGGTCTACATATGCATGTCACCGGTGTGGATCACATACAAATGGGTGATGCCTTGTGCACAAGTTTCGAAAAGTATTCTAGATTTGACTATGAATGTGCctaa